The genomic window GACGCATCACTAACTCCTCTTTCTTCCGCCTCTGGAGTATGGCGGATTGCAAGTGCCTTACAGTGACACAGCATTTATGAATCCATGACTAATGccacaaagaaatgaaatgaaatgaaatgaaattagatGTGCAGATTGTTGATTAGGGAAGTCACTGAACCTTCATTATATGATTGCCAGGAAAGATATTTGCCactcaaaatcacaaaatacatcacattttattcagAAATTCATCCACTCATTCAGGTTGTTCCGCTTCCTCCACCCTGTGAGGTCATATctttaaatttcatttaaaaaaaacatctttaaataaaagagaaggTGATCGAGAAGATGtgtcagaaaatgaaatatctgttttctttgctttcgTTCGTGTAAAATGTCCCGTCCCGTCACACTCGTCGAGTGTTTAGAATTCATTTCCTTCACGATCCCAGACTGAGCTCCTGCTGACGCCCGGATTAGCAACATTTACCTTAGATCCCAGATTGAGAACATTATACCATGATAGAGAAGTGGACTGAGAAACAGGAATGTAGATTTTGACCTGAAAAGACTGATATCCACTCGTTTGGACGATATAAACAAAGCGTGGTAACTGACCTTTACcctaaccataattcaaatTTTCAAAGTTGTACATGAaaactactggtcctgacaaggtcagtgttacaaatacaagaacacttATGAATATTTTAAACTACATAATATTTCATAGTATTATTTGTGAAGTTgagaaaatctcttttttttggggggggtttaaCGACAGTTTGCATCCATAATtcttctaaaaaaataaataaaacatcctgTCCTTGGtttggttgccatggcaacagtcaTGGACCATACAAATGTTTCAATTTTGGATAAAAGTCATCAAAATTCCCTTTGCCTTTGATGATTGTGGTAGGGGTGAAACAGCATGGTCAGTGTGACGAcgaagagggagaagaaaacgTCTCATCTTCTCTGGAACAACTGCGACTGATTTGTCCACCGAGGACTCAGAAGGATGACTGCTGCCACAAAAGAAGGCCCTCATGTGACATTAAACTGCTAACTACCATAAAACACtgacgaagaagaagacgacgacgacgacatcGGGGACAAAAAATGGATGAGAACGTAGATCAGCTGGAGTGGGAGACCTTTTCTTGTCCAATGTGTCTGGATCTGCTGAAAGATCCAGTTGCTATTTTCTGTGGACACAGCTACTGTATGAACTGCATTCAATCCCACTGGGACACGGAGAGTGGGATTTACAGCTGCCTTCAGTGCACACAGACCGTCCTTGGAAGACCGAGACTGATGAAGAACATCTTGTTAGCAGATCTGGTGGAGCAGCTGAGGAAAAGTGCAGTCcaagctgctcctgctgatcactgctatgctggagctgaagatgtgtCCTGTGACGTCTGCACTGGCAGGAAACTGAAAGCTGCCATGTCCTGTTTGAACTGTTTGGCCTCGTACTGTGAGAAACACCTCCAGCCTCATTATGAATCccctccatttaaaaaacacaagctCGTGGACCCCTGCAAGAAGCTCCAGGAGAACATCTGCCCCCAACACAATAAGATGATGGACATGTTCTGCTTCACTGATCACCAGCATGTctgttatctctgctctgtggacaaacacaaaggtcacgacacagtcacagctgcagcaggaaggaTGCAGAAGCAGAAAGAGCTCGATCTGAGTCTCGAAGAAATCCAGCAGAGGCTCCAGGACCGAAAGAAAGACGTGGAGATGATTGAACAGAAAGGGAAGGACGTCAATCTCTCCGTGTTTAGAGCCCTGGAGGACAATGAGAACATCTTCACTGAGCTGATCCAACTCCTGAAGAAAACACGCTCTGGTGTGATGCAGCGGCTCAGATCCCAGCACGAGCCTGAAGAGAGAAGATTCAAAGATCTTcaggagaagctgcagcaggagatcactgagctgaagaggaaagtcactgaactgaagCAGCTGTCACTCATACAGGATCACAACCAGTTCCTACTCAACTACTGCTCACTGTCAGCAGCACTCGGTCCGTCCACTCACTCGTCCAGCATCAACATCGCTCCTGCGAGATTCTGCGAAGACGTGACCGCTGCTTTGTCACAGGTCAGAGGCCAAGTACAGGACGTTCTGACcaggacatggacacacattGGACTGACATTGAATCAAGATGATGTTTTACTGCCACAACCAGAGCCCAGGACCAGAGTGGAATTCTTACAGTATTCACGGGAAATCACGATGGATccaaacacattaaacacatggataatattatctgagggaaacagaaaagtgacattaatgAATCACAGACAGTCTTATTCTACTCACCCAGACAGATTTACTGACTGGTATCAGGTCCTGAGTCGAGAGAGTCTGACTGGACAGtgttactgggaggtggagtATCGAGGATTAGGAGTTTATGTAGCAGTCACATACAAGACCTTCAGGAGAGCAGGGAAATCGGTGAAAGGTGTATTTGGATTCAATGACAAATCATGGGCGTTATGTCTTGGCTCCCGTTGCTATTACTTACTTCATAGCAGTATCAGCACAAAAGTCTCAGATGGATTGTCCTCCAGACTAGGAGTGTACCTAGACCACAGTGCAGGTCTTCTGTCGTTTTACAGCGTCTCGAACACCATGACTCTcctccacagagtccagaccacaTTCACCCAGCCTCTCTATGTTGGAGTCGGGTTTAAGCATTATCTTCCTGGAGCCACTGCCGAGTTCTGTGACGTGTAAATATAGACCAGCAAGGCCTGTGATAAGCTTGTGTCATTGTCATCTTCCGTTAATCCGGGTCTGGGTCGTGGGAGCAGCAGCCTTAGCAGCCTTAGCAAGGGGGATCCAAGGTGTTCCCAGACCAGCCAAGAGTTATAATACCTCCAGTGTGTTCTGAGGGAACCCCGAGGTCTTGTCCTGGAAGCACATGCCAGAACCACCTCCACACCAAGtctcaaaacaacacacatttgaatttactgatggaggtgtgaaatcactgatttggtACAGGTAGAAAGTTAAGTCTCCAACCAAAAACCTCTCACCTGCTTTAACAGCAAAGTATTGTTATGATTTCCTAGAATTTTTTCAATTATatttcaaacagaaaaaaacaacccttagtttttctttttgttttctttactgtATTGTCTGTGTTACCATGTTACTTATGTCTACGACATGCACAGTACTGAGTTTGTTGCACTGCAATAAAAACTTAAGTCTGTAATTTGTTGAGTCACTTCAACGTTTATTCCACAGATAAAAGAACAAAGAATATGTTTTAATAATGCTGTTCTGGAAGATTCTAAAATGAGTAGAAGATTCTAAAATGAGTAGTTTTACAGGTAACAGGTAAGATTATCAAGAGTGCGTATAAAAGGAGCCTCCACCAAAGTTTTAGTCTTTGTAAAAGAGGGATGGAACGTGGATCCTTCtcttttctgcttgtttttgccAAACTTGACAAGAGACTTGTCTGTAGgtagaaattgttttttttcagcacaaaataGTTCCTCATTCCCCAAAAGTCAAAGTCCACTCCACAGGCCTATTAAATAACGTGTTAGTGCACAAGTTGAACTTTggctgtatttgtgctttgcAAACTGGACAGAGTGAGACAATCTGTTGCGGAGCTTTTGCATCAACGTTTGTCTGTTGAAATGGCAGAACCATCTCTTCAGAGGTCGGCATTTCTGGGTCAGGTTGAGTAGCctcaaaaataaatctctggGATGCCTTGTGGAGGTTTTCTGGGAGTTTGAGTATGAAAGGAAAACTCAAATGTCCTTCCTCTTATGAGATGGATTGCACAAAGCATTGCCCTGGTTCTTAGAGGTGGGTAGCTTTCATTGGGGTTTAATTGGCCTTGTCTTTTTAAGAAGAACTTTGATCTGTAATGGGAGGCTTTGAACACAAGAGTGGTGCGGTTGAAAGGCAGCGTTCAAAGTTCCCaatcacattttccttttcagtctcatgtttttatttcctgtctcCACATGTTCTCTTCCAGCTGTAGAGGGCAGCACCGCGCCTCTCAGTGTACATCCTGCTGGAAGTCATTGGAAAAAAGATGAAAGGAacagatgacatcacacaccaCCAGAATCTGTATGAAAGCTCCTCAGTTTAGGATTAAAGTCGTCAAATTCCCTCTGCCTTTGATTAAACAAAAGGCAGGGATTGACAATACTGATCACTGCCAGAAAACAACTGTGTGAGTTAGTTTgaagaaggaaaagaggaaagagaacGCAGAACATTGAAAAACTATTAATCAGTGTTGAGGAAACTCATTTGAAACATCTCATCTTCTCATGTGCAACAACAGCATCATTTAAATCCTGATTCATCCACCAAAGACATCACAATAACTGCCATAAAGTTGAAGAAcgagaagaatgagaagaagtaaaagaagaCAGCAGGGACAGGAAATGGAGCCGAGAGAAAAAGCTTCCAAGTCCTGTTTGGATTGTTCGGCATCTTCCTGTGAGAAAGACCACCAACCTCATTGTCATTCACCACCATTTGAGAAACAAAACCTCCAGGAGAACATCTGCTCTCTTCACAATAAGACGATGGACATGTTCTGCTACACTGATCAACAGTGCATTTGTTACCTTTGCTCCGTGTATGACCATAAAGACCACGACAcggtctcagctgcagcagagaggtcGCAGAAGCAGAAAGAGGTTGAGCTGAGTCTAAAAGAAATCGAGCAGAGACTCCAGGATAGAAAGAAAGATGCGAGGAAGCTTGAAAAGAAGGGGAAGGGCGTCAATCACTCTGTGGATAAAGCAGTGGAGGATAGTGAGAAGATCTTCACTGAGCTGATCCAACTCTTGAGGGAAAGAAGCTGTGATGTGACGCAGCTGATCAGATCGCAGCAGGAAAATGAAGAGAGAAGATTCAAAGACCTTgaggagaagctgcagcaggagatcaCTGAGCTGAAGAGGAAAGACGATGAACTGaagcagctgtcactcacacaggaCCACACCCAGTTTCTACTCAACTACCCGTCACTGTCAGGAGAACTCAGTCCATCTACTCACTCATCCAGCATCAGCATCGCTCCTGTGAACTTCTGTGAAGATGTGACAGCAGCTTtgtcacaggtcagaggtcaagtaAAGGGAGTTCTGACTCAGACATGGAAAAACATGGGACTGACACTGAGTCAAGACGATGTTTTAAAGCCGTGACCAGAGCTGAATTGTTATAATAGTCACAGGAAATCACACTGGATACAAGCAACATAAATGTTATgatgagaagaaaacaaaaaagtaacatTAATGAGTTACAGTCTCATTCTTTACAGAGAATCTGACTGAATGGGCTTATTGGTGGAATTTTAAAGTCTTAACCCGTGCATCCCTTGACAGATTTGACAGAtgtgagttgtttttcttttctgactGTACTGTCATGTCATGATACTTAGATCCACAACATTCAAAACCAGTATTGTGAATCATTTGAAACTTTATTCAACAGATAAAAGTACAAAGAAAttgttttggtgtgttttcagtgacaaaCCTAATTGTATTTTGTACAGAAAATGGCACTTGCACCACACTCAAAAACAGTTGGAACAACTGGCAAGAAAAGATGATACAGGTAATGCTGTTCTGGAAAGTTCTACGATCAGCAGGTTAACAGGAAACAGGTGAGGTTCTCAAGATCGGGTTTAAAAAGGAGCCTTCACCAAAGTTTTAGTCTTTGCAAAAGTGTGGATGGGTCATGGAACTGTGTTAAGCCCACcacacactagaggataattggccagattttaGTCACGATCTGGTCCTTCCGACAATCGTGGGTGTCTTCCGATTTTAGGCAGATTTGAACAGATGTTGTGGTCacattatcctgtagtgtgagggattaacaaacacatgtttgatATTCACGACAGGACAGTGATTGGGGCGTGAGCAGTCGACCGGGATACggatgttgcatacttttgtttagaactaACTTGGCTTGCActaacttgtacaagccaagttgattccatccacagtttttgtgtgtttctcagcacaaaacatcgcgcacacacaacagctatcaACTGACAACGCAGACAGTCAGTTTATACtgtattctgaagtcacgttaaatcatgTGACTTTCTGTGGGATCACAAATCCCAAAGG from Solea senegalensis isolate Sse05_10M linkage group LG4, IFAPA_SoseM_1, whole genome shotgun sequence includes these protein-coding regions:
- the LOC122767972 gene encoding tripartite motif-containing protein 29-like — translated: MRRSKRRQQGQEMEPREKASKSCLDCSASSCEKDHQPHCHSPPFEKQNLQENICSLHNKTMDMFCYTDQQCICYLCSVYDHKDHDTVSAAAERSQKQKEVELSLKEIEQRLQDRKKDARKLEKKGKGVNHSVDKAVEDSEKIFTELIQLLRERSCDVTQLIRSQQENEERRFKDLEEKLQQEITELKRKDDELKQLSLTQDHTQFLLNYPSLSGELSPSTHSSSISIAPVNFCEDVTAALSQVRGQVKGVLTQTWKNMGLTLSQDDVLKP
- the LOC122767971 gene encoding tripartite motif-containing protein 16-like, which encodes MDENVDQLEWETFSCPMCLDLLKDPVAIFCGHSYCMNCIQSHWDTESGIYSCLQCTQTVLGRPRLMKNILLADLVEQLRKSAVQAAPADHCYAGAEDVSCDVCTGRKLKAAMSCLNCLASYCEKHLQPHYESPPFKKHKLVDPCKKLQENICPQHNKMMDMFCFTDHQHVCYLCSVDKHKGHDTVTAAAGRMQKQKELDLSLEEIQQRLQDRKKDVEMIEQKGKDVNLSVFRALEDNENIFTELIQLLKKTRSGVMQRLRSQHEPEERRFKDLQEKLQQEITELKRKVTELKQLSLIQDHNQFLLNYCSLSAALGPSTHSSSINIAPARFCEDVTAALSQVRGQVQDVLTRTWTHIGLTLNQDDVLLPQPEPRTRVEFLQYSREITMDPNTLNTWIILSEGNRKVTLMNHRQSYSTHPDRFTDWYQVLSRESLTGQCYWEVEYRGLGVYVAVTYKTFRRAGKSVKGVFGFNDKSWALCLGSRCYYLLHSSISTKVSDGLSSRLGVYLDHSAGLLSFYSVSNTMTLLHRVQTTFTQPLYVGVGFKHYLPGATAEFCDV